Proteins found in one Salvia splendens isolate huo1 chromosome 10, SspV2, whole genome shotgun sequence genomic segment:
- the LOC121751721 gene encoding secreted RxLR effector protein 161-like — MENAKAATTPLSQSFKLSKEQAHKTEQEALEMYMSDPKKEHWNALRWILRYMSSTSSWGVLFKGCDKESEEVVVRYCDADYATNLDNRKSQAGYLFTMFGTVVSWKSGLQSVVALSTTEAEYMVLTSAVQESF; from the exons ATGGAGAATGCTAAAGCAGCTACAACTCCTCTCTCACAAAGCTTCAAACTTTCTAAGGAACAAGCTCATAAAACTGAGCAGGAAGCACTTGAGAT GTACATGTCAGATCCTAAGAAAGAACATTGGAATGCTCTCAGGTGGATTCTAAGGTACATGAGTAGTACTAGTAGCTGGGGTGTGCTGTTTAAAGGTTGTGATAAGGAGAGTGAGGAAGTTGTGGTGAGATATTGTGATGCTGATTATGCTACAAACCTTGACAACAGGAAGTCTCAAGCTGGTTACTTGTTTACTATGTTTGGAACCGTGGTCAGTTGGAAGTCtgggttgcaaagtgttgttgctttGTCAACAACAGAAGCAGAGTATATGGTTCTTACCTCAGCTGTGCAAGAGAGTTTTTAG